GAAGAACCTAATTTTTTATGAGGTATTAAAATGAAATTTATGATTACAGTTAATCAAGATGAAGATGGTGTTTACATCGTGGAGTGCCCATCAATTCCTGGGTGCATTAGTCAGGGACAAACCGAGGCAGAGGCCTTGAAAAATATTCAGGAAGCAATCAAAGAGTGTTTAGAGGTGCGTGCTGAGCAAGGGCTACCTTTAACTGTCAAAACTCGTGAAGTAGAGGTTCTCGTTTAATGCCTCCAGTACCACTTCTTCCTCCTCGCAAGGTAGTAAAAGCATTTGAAAAACTGGGCTGGCGCGTAGTTCGACAAAGAGGCAGTCACATAATAATGACTAAGGAAGGCCACATTGCAACACTCTCGATTCCGCAACACACACAGTTGCACGAGGTACTCTG
The sequence above is a segment of the candidate division KSB1 bacterium genome. Coding sequences within it:
- a CDS encoding type II toxin-antitoxin system HicB family antitoxin; translated protein: MKFMITVNQDEDGVYIVECPSIPGCISQGQTEAEALKNIQEAIKECLEVRAEQGLPLTVKTREVEVLV